One window of Phycisphaeraceae bacterium genomic DNA carries:
- a CDS encoding OmpA family protein, with amino-acid sequence MSRLGISPFIRVALLGAVFVVAAISGGCKKNNGQLDAALMENNELRGRIESLEQALRDCDAQKAGLEQQLASAPTSPAGYGTSGTGFEGISNVDVSYGSGGEIIVGVAGDVLFDSGSVVLKNTSKQTLDRVAGVLNNQYRRNVIRVEGHTDSDPIRKSKWRSNEQLSAERALAVEEYLVTKGVNNNRVYSAAFGPAKPKGTKKDSRRVEIVILAEGTR; translated from the coding sequence ATGTCGCGTCTTGGCATCTCACCATTCATTCGCGTCGCACTTCTTGGAGCAGTCTTCGTTGTGGCCGCGATTTCGGGCGGCTGCAAGAAGAACAATGGCCAGCTTGATGCCGCGTTGATGGAGAACAACGAGCTTCGGGGGCGCATTGAGTCGCTGGAGCAGGCCCTTCGCGACTGCGATGCGCAGAAGGCGGGTCTGGAGCAGCAGCTCGCTTCGGCACCCACTTCTCCGGCGGGTTACGGCACCTCTGGAACCGGGTTTGAGGGCATTAGCAATGTCGATGTTTCTTACGGTTCCGGCGGCGAGATCATCGTCGGTGTCGCCGGAGACGTCCTGTTTGATTCCGGCTCGGTGGTTCTGAAGAACACATCGAAGCAGACGCTGGATCGGGTCGCCGGCGTGCTGAACAACCAGTATCGGCGGAATGTCATTCGCGTCGAAGGCCACACCGATTCTGATCCGATCCGGAAGAGCAAGTGGCGCAGCAATGAGCAACTGAGCGCAGAGCGAGCGTTGGCTGTTGAGGAGTACCTCGTCACCAAGGGTGTCAACAACAATCGGGTCTATTCTGCGGCCTTTGGTCCGGCAAAGCCGAAGGGGACCAAGAAGGACAGCCGGCGCGTCGAGATCGTGATTCTCGCGGAAGGCACCAGATAA
- a CDS encoding BtpA/SgcQ family protein, giving the protein MPSTPRSTFLGRPGALVGMVHVHALPGTPGSSLSPDQLVRRAVADARVYLRTGFDAIIIENMHDRPYVHGPKPPEVVAVMTRVALAIRELDARIPLGIQILSGGNADALAVALATGASFIRCENFAFAHVADEGLLATAEAGPLLRYRRSIGADHVKICCDIKKKHASHALTADLSLADVAHGAEFFSADALIVTGAATGRPTSPADLAEVRAASDLPLLVGSGVTPAQVPDLLTHADALIVGSSVKVGGHWANDPDPARCRALVKARDKASTPRAPLANSGRSASAKARRSL; this is encoded by the coding sequence ATGCCCTCCACTCCTCGGTCCACATTCCTTGGCCGACCCGGCGCACTCGTCGGCATGGTCCACGTCCACGCCCTCCCGGGAACACCCGGCTCATCTCTCTCGCCGGACCAACTCGTCCGCCGCGCCGTTGCCGATGCCCGCGTTTACCTACGCACCGGCTTCGACGCCATCATCATCGAGAACATGCACGATCGCCCCTACGTCCACGGGCCCAAGCCGCCCGAGGTCGTCGCTGTGATGACGCGCGTCGCGCTCGCCATCCGCGAACTCGACGCCCGCATCCCGCTTGGTATCCAGATTCTCTCAGGGGGAAACGCCGATGCCCTCGCCGTCGCCCTCGCCACTGGCGCGTCCTTCATCCGTTGCGAGAACTTCGCCTTCGCGCACGTCGCCGACGAGGGCCTTCTCGCCACCGCCGAGGCAGGCCCCCTCCTCCGCTACCGTCGCTCGATCGGTGCCGACCACGTCAAGATCTGCTGTGACATCAAGAAGAAGCACGCCTCCCACGCCCTCACCGCAGACCTCTCCCTCGCCGATGTCGCCCACGGTGCAGAGTTCTTCAGCGCCGACGCCCTGATCGTCACGGGCGCCGCCACCGGCCGCCCCACCAGTCCGGCAGACCTGGCCGAAGTCCGCGCCGCATCCGATCTCCCGCTCCTCGTCGGCTCGGGTGTGACCCCCGCGCAAGTCCCCGACCTACTCACCCACGCCGACGCGCTGATCGTCGGATCCTCCGTCAAAGTCGGGGGCCACTGGGCCAACGACCCCGACCCTGCCCGCTGCCGGGCACTCGTCAAAGCCCGCGACAAAGCCAGCACCCCGCGTGCGCCTCTGGCCAACTCTGGCCGCTCCGCCTCCGCCAAAGCCCGTCGCTCCCTCTGA
- a CDS encoding A24 family peptidase: MPSEYTLLISLAEATKLLFVIAFGACVGSLMNVLVYRLPRGLDIVSPPSRCPVCDTRLTWRENIPVLGWVFLGGRCRFCRAKISPEYPLVEAAIALLFGAIYSVWYMLPREWGWVAWLRPEWAANGLALTWPMLVIVLSMMSCLAAMTLIDAKTRLIPLGLLWFPAIVGFVVHALHVVVLEAREIELRRFAPGFRWAIPLPGPAGWWWVGAAIGGMVGLGIGNLLLWTGLIRRSFADYDEWERSTLAGSVGSSEPPSACPAQSDEVPLQPSDETSAVPAEMGGEAPDHDPLSGDVTGDPEPMGEESGWAPAGALQDEGSTKPAVSGDVQGDPEAQAELWIQYPHARREMIRELAFLAPCVTLAILGGKLAKHLAGPWTPDFALGFAPAHAVPLWLDVICGSLMGYLVAGGVVWAARILASLAFGKEALGLGDVHLMAGVGACLGWIDPILAFFAAAFIGVFFEVVRAILARRVRRTLAFGPCLALGTAVVVLLKPCVEMLLEAILHRPVNLP; the protein is encoded by the coding sequence ATGCCGAGCGAGTACACACTGCTGATTTCTCTCGCTGAGGCAACGAAGCTTCTGTTTGTCATCGCGTTCGGGGCGTGTGTCGGCTCGCTGATGAATGTGCTGGTGTACAGGCTTCCGCGGGGGCTTGACATTGTCTCGCCCCCAAGCCGATGTCCGGTGTGCGATACGCGGCTGACCTGGAGAGAGAACATCCCCGTTCTCGGCTGGGTGTTTCTGGGCGGGCGATGTCGCTTTTGCAGGGCGAAGATCTCGCCCGAGTATCCGCTGGTTGAGGCGGCGATTGCGCTCTTGTTCGGAGCGATTTATTCCGTCTGGTACATGCTGCCGCGTGAGTGGGGGTGGGTGGCGTGGCTCCGGCCTGAGTGGGCGGCGAATGGGCTTGCGCTGACATGGCCGATGCTCGTGATTGTGCTGTCGATGATGAGTTGCCTCGCAGCAATGACGCTGATCGACGCCAAGACGCGTCTGATCCCGCTTGGCCTGCTGTGGTTTCCTGCCATTGTCGGCTTCGTCGTCCATGCGCTGCATGTTGTCGTGCTTGAAGCCAGGGAGATCGAGCTGAGGCGATTTGCTCCGGGCTTTCGATGGGCGATTCCGTTGCCGGGTCCTGCCGGATGGTGGTGGGTTGGGGCTGCGATCGGAGGGATGGTCGGGCTCGGGATCGGGAACCTACTGCTCTGGACAGGCCTGATTCGCCGCAGCTTTGCGGACTATGACGAGTGGGAGCGATCGACACTCGCGGGGAGCGTGGGAAGCTCGGAACCACCTTCAGCATGCCCCGCCCAGAGCGATGAGGTGCCTCTCCAGCCGTCTGACGAGACCTCGGCTGTCCCAGCCGAGATGGGTGGCGAGGCGCCCGACCATGATCCGTTGTCTGGAGACGTCACCGGAGACCCAGAGCCGATGGGGGAAGAGAGCGGGTGGGCTCCTGCGGGCGCGTTGCAAGATGAGGGGAGTACCAAACCCGCTGTTTCCGGAGATGTTCAGGGCGATCCCGAGGCCCAGGCAGAGCTGTGGATCCAGTATCCTCATGCACGTCGCGAGATGATCAGAGAGCTTGCGTTCCTGGCTCCTTGCGTGACACTCGCGATTCTGGGTGGAAAGCTTGCGAAACACCTTGCTGGTCCGTGGACCCCGGATTTCGCGCTTGGCTTCGCACCAGCGCACGCTGTTCCGCTTTGGTTGGACGTGATCTGCGGCAGTCTGATGGGGTATCTGGTCGCGGGGGGTGTTGTATGGGCGGCTCGGATTCTGGCATCTCTGGCGTTCGGCAAGGAGGCCCTCGGGCTCGGCGATGTCCATCTGATGGCGGGGGTCGGGGCTTGCCTCGGATGGATTGACCCCATTCTGGCGTTCTTTGCGGCGGCGTTTATTGGCGTGTTCTTTGAGGTCGTCCGCGCGATCCTTGCGCGACGGGTCAGACGCACCCTGGCCTTCGGGCCGTGTCTGGCTTTGGGGACTGCGGTGGTCGTCCTGTTGAAGCCCTGTGTGGAGATGCTTCTCGAGGCGATCCTGCACCGTCCTGTGAATCTGCCTTAG
- the lpxK gene encoding tetraacyldisaccharide 4'-kinase has product MTHGPVPWLPTPLASLASRLYLRELNRRNRNFDAGKNVTTLYVPVISIGNLSVGGTGKTPLVEHIARTLTASGARPAIAMRGYRAANGLSDEAREYQLALPDVPTLVNPDRIAAIRGAQYFLKRQGVPPLTCVILDDGFQHRKLARKLDIVLIDATRSPFNDHPLPRGWLREPVESLRRAHAIIITRADLAPDAAATIAEQVSSVAPGLPFATIAYEWSALDITHNAENRTEPIEWLKGRRLLPCAAIGNPDAFLRQISAHADSPLLESLFIRDHDRYAPRTIDSLITMARASSADAIITTRKDWTKLSRVSPTRWPCPVVRPIVQVRWLTGGDTLHGLISTAARSPHLHTS; this is encoded by the coding sequence ATGACGCACGGACCGGTCCCCTGGCTCCCCACACCCCTCGCCTCTCTTGCCTCACGCCTCTATCTGCGAGAACTCAACCGCCGCAACCGCAACTTCGACGCCGGCAAGAACGTCACCACGCTCTACGTCCCAGTCATCTCCATCGGAAACCTCTCCGTCGGCGGCACAGGCAAGACGCCCCTCGTCGAACACATTGCTCGCACGCTCACGGCCTCCGGCGCACGCCCCGCCATCGCGATGCGCGGCTACCGCGCCGCCAACGGCCTGAGCGACGAGGCACGCGAGTACCAACTCGCTCTTCCCGACGTCCCCACGCTCGTGAATCCCGATCGCATCGCCGCCATTCGCGGCGCTCAGTACTTCCTCAAACGCCAAGGCGTCCCGCCCCTCACCTGCGTCATCCTCGACGACGGCTTCCAGCACCGGAAGCTCGCTCGCAAGCTCGACATCGTCCTCATCGACGCAACACGCTCCCCCTTCAACGACCACCCGCTCCCCCGCGGCTGGCTCCGCGAGCCAGTCGAGTCCCTCCGCCGCGCCCACGCCATCATCATCACGCGCGCCGACCTCGCACCCGATGCCGCCGCCACCATTGCGGAACAGGTTTCGTCCGTCGCCCCCGGACTCCCCTTCGCGACCATCGCGTATGAGTGGTCAGCACTTGATATCACTCACAACGCTGAAAATCGTACCGAACCCATAGAGTGGCTGAAGGGCAGACGCCTTCTCCCATGCGCCGCCATCGGAAACCCAGACGCATTCCTCAGGCAGATCTCAGCCCACGCCGACTCGCCCCTCCTTGAGTCCCTCTTTATCCGCGATCACGACCGCTACGCCCCTCGCACCATCGACTCGCTGATCACCATGGCCCGCGCCTCCAGTGCCGACGCCATCATCACCACTCGCAAGGACTGGACCAAGCTCTCCCGCGTCAGCCCGACCCGCTGGCCCTGCCCCGTCGTCCGCCCCATAGTTCAGGTCCGATGGCTCACGGGGGGTGACACCCTCCACGGCCTCATCTCCACCGCGGCCCGCTCCCCACATCTCCACACGTCCTGA
- a CDS encoding class I SAM-dependent methyltransferase — protein MRPSLAQVRVGYDRWASIYDHDANPLQALEGPKVREAVGNPRDLHALDLGCGTGRHALWLAAEGATVTALDFSDGMLDQARKKPGSDRIRFLTHDLHTPLPFAAEFDLLVSGLVLEHIAELDHFFSEARRVLRPGGHAVISAMHPAMFLQGTQARFKDQATGEIIMPGSVPHSISDFVMAANRAGFTIASITEHAPDADFATDFPRAAKYVGWPMLVVMSLST, from the coding sequence ATGCGACCATCTCTTGCACAAGTCCGCGTTGGCTACGACCGCTGGGCCTCGATCTACGACCACGACGCGAATCCGCTCCAGGCACTCGAAGGCCCCAAGGTCCGAGAAGCCGTCGGCAATCCCCGCGACTTGCACGCCCTCGACCTGGGCTGCGGCACAGGCCGACACGCCCTCTGGCTCGCCGCCGAAGGCGCAACCGTCACCGCGCTCGACTTCTCCGACGGCATGCTCGATCAGGCCCGCAAGAAGCCCGGATCCGATCGCATCCGCTTCCTTACACACGACCTTCACACCCCCCTCCCCTTCGCCGCCGAGTTCGACCTCCTCGTCAGCGGCCTCGTGCTGGAGCACATCGCCGAGCTCGATCACTTCTTCTCGGAGGCCCGCCGCGTCCTCCGCCCCGGGGGGCACGCCGTGATCTCCGCCATGCACCCCGCCATGTTCCTCCAGGGAACTCAGGCCCGCTTCAAGGATCAAGCCACGGGCGAAATCATCATGCCGGGCAGCGTCCCCCACTCCATCAGTGACTTCGTCATGGCCGCGAATCGTGCTGGTTTCACCATCGCGAGCATTACCGAGCACGCCCCCGATGCCGACTTCGCGACGGACTTCCCCCGTGCCGCCAAATACGTCGGCTGGCCGATGCTCGTCGTGATGTCACTCTCGACCTGA
- a CDS encoding SRPBCC family protein, with product MSSAGSSTGNSVRLHRVLRAPAERVYRAFVDPDAMVKWLPPYGFTGKMHSMDARVGGSYKMSFTNFGTGSSHVFGGTYTELTPHERIRYTDKFDDPNLPGEMQVTVRLKKVICGTEVEIVQTGIPAMIPVEMCYLGWQESLVQLALVVEPEIPDGG from the coding sequence ATGTCATCGGCAGGGTCATCGACAGGCAACAGCGTTCGGCTTCACCGTGTTCTTCGCGCTCCGGCGGAGCGTGTGTACAGGGCGTTCGTCGATCCCGATGCGATGGTCAAGTGGCTGCCTCCGTACGGATTCACGGGCAAGATGCACAGCATGGATGCGCGGGTCGGCGGGAGCTACAAGATGTCGTTCACGAACTTTGGGACGGGCAGCAGTCACGTGTTCGGCGGGACGTACACGGAGCTGACGCCGCACGAGCGGATCCGGTACACGGACAAGTTCGACGACCCGAATCTGCCGGGCGAGATGCAGGTGACGGTGAGGTTGAAGAAGGTCATCTGCGGGACGGAAGTGGAGATTGTGCAGACGGGCATCCCGGCGATGATTCCGGTGGAGATGTGCTATCTCGGATGGCAGGAGTCGCTGGTGCAATTGGCGCTTGTTGTCGAGCCGGAGATTCCGGATGGGGGGTGA
- a CDS encoding Maf-like protein — protein MNATPSNSGSAEPFVAETVVKRDGVRLFLASRSPRRRELLAEAGYNFEFDHPGLEDSDLIPGDVTPREWVASLAYLKARAGTHVAQATSRVADVIIGADTACVRDGRLIGTPRNAAEARDMIVDFAGREHEVVTGLALICVQSGRRLLIADSARVRIGTLSSEEIDRYIDTELWSGKAGAYNLTERLAAGWPIQFEGDPATIMGLPMKLLHIHLHRFITSHAEAKA, from the coding sequence ATGAACGCGACACCGTCCAATTCCGGCAGCGCTGAGCCCTTCGTGGCCGAGACTGTCGTCAAGCGCGACGGTGTGCGGCTCTTCCTCGCAAGCCGCTCTCCACGTCGTCGCGAGCTTCTTGCGGAGGCAGGGTACAACTTCGAATTTGACCACCCCGGGCTCGAAGACTCCGATCTCATCCCAGGTGATGTGACACCCAGGGAATGGGTCGCCTCTCTCGCCTACTTGAAGGCTCGCGCCGGCACGCACGTCGCACAGGCGACAAGTCGCGTGGCAGATGTCATCATCGGGGCAGACACCGCGTGCGTGCGAGACGGGCGACTGATCGGCACTCCTCGCAACGCCGCAGAAGCACGAGACATGATCGTTGATTTTGCAGGGCGCGAGCACGAAGTCGTCACTGGCCTCGCGCTCATCTGCGTCCAGAGTGGCCGGCGGCTTCTGATCGCCGATTCCGCGCGTGTACGAATCGGCACGCTCTCCTCCGAAGAGATCGATCGGTACATCGACACCGAGCTCTGGTCCGGCAAGGCGGGTGCATACAACCTCACGGAGCGTCTCGCTGCGGGTTGGCCGATCCAATTCGAAGGAGATCCCGCCACGATCATGGGCCTGCCGATGAAGCTGCTACATATACACCTTCACCGATTCATCACGTCCCACGCGGAGGCCAAAGCGTGA
- a CDS encoding MmgE/PrpD family protein, translated as MADAFVNLPADSNQALGIAKYAIDFMSDGPTGGSPDKSVIEKTNLFHTDAVLCGLSAIALGTNAPNLLRAEALQYAVPPGDHGPGLGKSKFHGATCFGSSIRVKSEKAIVANASAVREWDSNGTNFGYNPKTNSIAGEFGHNDFYPVAIAATQMMGRDGAYALKGMILLDEIRGRLAEVFSLKTYKIDHVLHGAIASAATFGAMVGATAEQIESAIGMVVAHYVPFRAIRAGKQLSDSKGASAAISTEAAILSMKRSMAGFLGPRDIFRNPEAVFRIFEGPGQMFQKVGATKANTDKADASPFNLLLARSGSDFAVMGMHFKLGLYEHQSAGALQAMIDLIQKAPALIANAQGENIKQIKIVAYEPAFGIIGDPAKRDPKTRQSADHSMVYIVSTLLRKALEQKKAGWKDLMLAPVDYGPEAINNRLTRQLMSKIEFAHGGPDYDRRYPDGIPTSVVITDNTGKTHDSGLVMYPGGHARNTTADLKGILAHKFQLLGSLAFDNPAPIIDRYSDIHTKSADHIQTINDFDLTVKGKFD; from the coding sequence ATGGCCGACGCATTCGTCAATCTCCCCGCCGACTCCAACCAAGCCCTCGGCATCGCCAAGTACGCCATCGATTTCATGTCAGACGGCCCGACCGGCGGCTCTCCCGACAAGTCCGTCATCGAAAAGACCAACCTCTTCCACACCGACGCCGTTCTCTGCGGCCTCTCCGCCATCGCCCTCGGCACCAACGCCCCGAACCTCCTCCGCGCCGAAGCCCTGCAATACGCCGTTCCCCCGGGCGACCACGGCCCCGGCCTCGGAAAGTCCAAGTTCCACGGCGCGACCTGCTTCGGCTCCTCCATCCGCGTCAAGAGCGAGAAGGCCATCGTCGCCAACGCCTCCGCCGTTCGCGAGTGGGACTCCAACGGCACCAACTTCGGCTACAACCCCAAGACCAACTCCATCGCCGGTGAGTTCGGCCACAACGACTTCTACCCCGTTGCCATCGCCGCCACGCAGATGATGGGCCGCGACGGCGCATACGCCTTGAAGGGCATGATTCTCCTCGACGAGATCCGCGGCCGCCTCGCCGAAGTCTTCTCACTCAAAACCTACAAGATCGACCACGTCCTGCACGGCGCAATCGCCTCCGCCGCCACCTTCGGCGCAATGGTCGGCGCCACCGCAGAACAGATCGAGTCCGCCATCGGCATGGTCGTCGCCCACTACGTCCCCTTCCGCGCCATCCGCGCCGGCAAGCAGCTCTCTGACTCAAAGGGCGCATCCGCCGCGATCTCCACCGAAGCCGCCATCCTCTCCATGAAGCGCTCCATGGCCGGCTTCCTCGGCCCGCGCGATATCTTCCGCAACCCCGAGGCCGTCTTCCGCATCTTCGAGGGTCCCGGCCAGATGTTCCAAAAGGTCGGCGCGACCAAGGCCAACACCGACAAGGCCGACGCATCTCCCTTCAATCTCCTCCTCGCCCGCTCCGGCTCGGACTTCGCCGTCATGGGCATGCACTTCAAGCTCGGCCTCTATGAGCACCAGTCCGCCGGCGCGCTCCAGGCGATGATCGACCTCATCCAGAAGGCCCCCGCCCTCATCGCCAACGCCCAGGGCGAGAACATCAAGCAGATCAAGATCGTCGCCTACGAGCCCGCCTTCGGCATCATCGGCGACCCCGCCAAGCGCGACCCCAAGACCCGCCAGTCGGCCGACCACTCCATGGTCTACATCGTCAGCACGCTCCTCCGCAAAGCCCTCGAGCAGAAGAAGGCCGGCTGGAAGGACCTCATGCTCGCCCCCGTCGACTACGGCCCCGAAGCCATCAACAACCGCCTCACCCGCCAGTTGATGTCCAAGATCGAGTTCGCCCACGGCGGCCCGGACTACGACCGCCGCTACCCCGACGGCATCCCCACCTCCGTCGTCATCACCGACAACACAGGCAAGACGCACGACAGCGGCCTCGTCATGTACCCCGGTGGTCACGCCCGCAACACCACCGCCGACCTCAAGGGCATCCTCGCCCACAAGTTCCAGCTCCTGGGCTCCCTCGCCTTCGACAACCCCGCCCCCATCATCGACCGCTACTCCGACATCCACACCAAGTCCGCCGACCACATCCAGACCATCAACGACTTCGACCTCACCGTCAAGGGCAAGTTCGACTGA
- a CDS encoding TIGR00730 family Rossman fold protein: protein MTTPSICIFCGSKPGNNPAYIDLAHRTGQALAARDLTLVYGGGSKGMMGAVADALLDAGGRAVGIIPDFLIGKEVAHPRISDMRIVKSMLDRKTMMLSLADAFLTLPGGYGTLDELFEVVTWNQIGTITKPCGLLNINNFYTPTLQQIDLMVQEGYIYEKNRSLILDDDNLDRLLDRLVERMPTLSAQ from the coding sequence GTGACCACCCCCTCCATCTGCATCTTCTGCGGCTCAAAGCCCGGCAACAACCCCGCCTACATCGACCTCGCGCACCGCACCGGCCAGGCTCTCGCCGCACGAGACCTCACCCTCGTCTACGGTGGCGGCAGCAAGGGCATGATGGGCGCCGTCGCCGATGCCCTGCTCGACGCCGGAGGCCGCGCCGTCGGCATCATCCCCGACTTTCTCATCGGCAAAGAAGTCGCCCACCCCCGCATCTCCGACATGCGCATCGTCAAGAGCATGCTCGACCGCAAGACCATGATGCTCTCACTCGCCGACGCCTTCCTCACGCTCCCCGGCGGCTACGGCACCCTCGACGAACTCTTCGAAGTCGTCACCTGGAACCAGATCGGCACCATCACCAAGCCCTGCGGCCTCCTCAACATCAACAACTTCTACACCCCCACCCTGCAGCAGATCGACCTCATGGTCCAGGAGGGCTACATCTACGAGAAGAACCGCTCCCTCATCCTCGACGACGACAATCTCGACCGACTCCTCGATCGCCTCGTCGAACGCATGCCGACGCTGTCTGCGCAATAG
- a CDS encoding citrate synthase (catalyzes the formation of citrate from acetyl-CoA and oxaloacetate) codes for MTTAAATPAPTLAKGLEGVIAGETAICNVGQGQLIYRGYEIHDLAAHATFEEVAFLLLEGHKPSASELSRFTQEIVSERALPGDVIDFIRTTGPMLKSGTAVPMDIVRTCVSILGNLDKDSQEITPEANLRKAKRILAKVPTIIGHMQNVLDGHEIVEPKTGGDPNLSHAANLMYLMSGQKPSPEYAKVVDVSLILYAEHDYNASTFTTRVIAGTLSDMHGAMAGGIAALKGPLHGGANEEAMEMLKEIMRDVSENGVGTDAVDKWMQKAFDTKRKLMGFGHRVYKNGDHRAPILHKLGRAIAEKDTKNPGGHAALRWFELGEQVQRIMLDKKKIHPNVDFPCGLTYFTMGIPVPQYTPIFVASRVTGWAAHIMEQHANNRLIRPIAQYNGPELMSWTGK; via the coding sequence ATGACCACTGCAGCCGCCACACCCGCTCCGACGCTCGCCAAGGGTCTTGAAGGTGTCATCGCCGGTGAGACCGCGATCTGCAACGTCGGCCAAGGCCAGTTGATTTATCGCGGCTACGAGATCCACGACCTCGCGGCGCACGCGACGTTTGAGGAGGTCGCGTTTCTACTGCTCGAAGGGCACAAGCCCTCGGCATCGGAACTGTCGCGATTCACGCAGGAGATCGTGTCCGAGCGTGCCCTTCCGGGCGATGTGATCGACTTCATCAGGACGACCGGCCCGATGCTCAAGAGCGGCACCGCTGTTCCGATGGACATCGTTCGGACGTGTGTCTCCATCCTCGGCAATCTCGACAAGGACTCACAGGAGATCACGCCTGAGGCCAATCTCCGCAAGGCAAAGCGGATTCTGGCGAAGGTGCCGACCATCATCGGCCACATGCAGAACGTGCTGGATGGGCATGAGATTGTCGAGCCGAAGACAGGCGGGGATCCCAATCTCTCGCACGCGGCGAATCTGATGTATCTGATGTCGGGCCAGAAGCCATCGCCCGAGTACGCCAAGGTCGTTGACGTCTCGTTGATCCTGTACGCCGAGCACGATTACAACGCGAGCACGTTCACCACGCGCGTCATTGCCGGGACGCTGTCCGACATGCACGGCGCGATGGCTGGCGGCATCGCGGCTCTCAAAGGCCCGCTGCACGGTGGCGCCAACGAGGAAGCGATGGAGATGCTCAAGGAGATCATGCGCGACGTCAGCGAGAATGGTGTCGGCACGGACGCCGTTGACAAGTGGATGCAGAAGGCGTTCGACACGAAGCGCAAGTTGATGGGCTTCGGGCATCGAGTCTACAAGAACGGGGATCATCGGGCTCCGATTCTGCACAAGCTCGGGCGTGCGATCGCTGAGAAGGACACGAAGAATCCCGGTGGACACGCGGCCCTTCGGTGGTTCGAGCTCGGCGAGCAGGTGCAGCGCATCATGCTCGACAAGAAGAAGATCCATCCGAATGTCGATTTCCCGTGCGGCCTGACGTACTTCACGATGGGGATTCCCGTGCCGCAGTACACGCCGATTTTCGTGGCTTCTCGGGTCACGGGGTGGGCGGCGCACATCATGGAGCAGCACGCCAACAACCGGCTTATTCGGCCGATCGCCCAGTACAACGGTCCCGAGTTGATGAGCTGGACCGGGAAGTAG
- a CDS encoding prepilin-type N-terminal cleavage/methylation domain-containing protein, producing MNVRRTVKRGFTLVEILIVVVILGILAAIVVPQFTNAANEARGGNTATQESTIENQLELWAARNNGIYPDLVTDGWGDRDSGEGMVGLNYLKAVPVNPFTGTSTVAASEDPDDDAAGAAEEGGTGWFYDRATGTIRAARLP from the coding sequence ATGAATGTTCGTCGTACGGTGAAGCGCGGCTTTACGCTCGTTGAAATCCTGATTGTGGTCGTGATCCTCGGCATTCTTGCCGCGATCGTCGTTCCGCAGTTCACGAACGCGGCCAACGAGGCGCGTGGCGGCAACACCGCGACGCAGGAGAGCACGATCGAGAACCAGCTCGAGCTCTGGGCTGCCCGCAACAACGGCATCTACCCCGACCTCGTGACCGACGGCTGGGGCGATCGTGACAGCGGCGAGGGCATGGTCGGCCTGAACTATCTCAAGGCCGTTCCTGTGAACCCCTTTACGGGCACATCCACTGTTGCTGCCAGCGAGGATCCGGATGATGACGCTGCCGGCGCTGCCGAGGAGGGTGGCACGGGTTGGTTCTACGACCGGGCGACCGGCACGATCCGTGCGGCTCGTCTGCCCTGA
- a CDS encoding exodeoxyribonuclease VII small subunit has protein sequence MAKRRTNEERESPTFERALEELESIIARVESGEIGLEESIGEYERGVGLIRRCREILSRAEQRIQQLSLSDIESGQASSPDEDSDDEGGDEESSF, from the coding sequence GTGGCGAAGCGACGGACAAACGAGGAACGTGAGTCTCCGACCTTCGAGCGGGCGTTGGAGGAACTCGAGTCGATCATCGCTCGGGTTGAGTCCGGCGAGATCGGCCTGGAGGAATCCATCGGGGAGTATGAGCGAGGTGTGGGGCTGATCCGGCGGTGCCGCGAGATCCTCTCGCGGGCGGAGCAGCGGATCCAGCAGCTCTCACTCTCCGACATTGAGAGCGGCCAGGCGTCAAGCCCCGATGAGGACTCGGACGATGAAGGTGGGGACGAGGAGTCCTCCTTCTGA
- a CDS encoding prepilin-type N-terminal cleavage/methylation domain-containing protein, which yields MAYLCRRGFTLVEILIVVVILGILAAMVVPQFASARREAAEGTTVYELEKLRRAVDVYRARHDNRLPDVVEGDGTWGDLISTGGEYLKGAPMNPYVGDVNAKRIVIRDTPDESYHTDYGWIFDDVSGRVWAAGFDASDRPIRAE from the coding sequence ATGGCGTACTTGTGCCGTCGCGGATTCACTCTGGTCGAGATCCTGATCGTCGTTGTGATTCTCGGAATCCTGGCTGCGATGGTTGTGCCCCAGTTTGCGAGCGCACGGCGCGAAGCAGCGGAAGGAACCACGGTCTACGAGCTGGAGAAGCTTCGTCGCGCTGTAGACGTTTACAGAGCCCGCCACGACAACCGCCTACCTGACGTCGTTGAGGGGGACGGCACCTGGGGTGATCTGATCTCGACCGGGGGCGAGTATCTCAAGGGGGCTCCTATGAACCCCTATGTCGGCGACGTCAACGCGAAGAGGATTGTGATTCGCGACACACCCGACGAGTCCTATCACACAGACTATGGGTGGATCTTCGACGACGTTTCGGGGAGGGTCTGGGCCGCGGGGTTCGACGCCTCTGACCGTCCGATCAGAGCCGAATAG